Proteins encoded together in one Ruminococcaceae bacterium KH2T8 window:
- a CDS encoding adenylate cyclase — MNKKRLITCAALALSITLVAGSGALRRPDKWLQDTLFQTPSVASGDIVIIGIDEDSFKQFGPYTSWDRNIMASALEALAADPDQRPAVVAIDTLYAGTTDPAADAHLAAAAAELGNVVTATAGEFGTTHSFGDDSVEIDNYAVVNYSEPYDDLKDVTYQGQINAMYDTDGIMRHALLYIELPSGERVMSMPYTAASIFSGETDSLMPPTNARGQFYIPYTSLPTGFYDDVSIADLINGEVDPSYYSGKIVLIGPYATALNDSYYTPIDRAKQMNGVEIQANIIQSMLEHNFRTEAPDWPQLAILFAVSFVIAYIFLKQKVKITSVIAVGTIALSIFLSTVLYNAGFVTHVLWLPFGVLVIYVADIAYNYVTAALERQKVKKTFERYVAPNIVSEILKEGTDNLSLGGKLCDIAVLFVDVRGFTTMSERLDPQKIVFILNKYLTMTSNVIENNNGTLDKFVGDATMAFWGAPLEQEDPVYYAAKAALEIVESAARVSDELKNEIGEELRVGVGVHFGPAVVGNMGSEKHMDYTAIGDTVNTSARLEANAPGGTVYISRVVAEKLGDRATFTSLGDSIKLKGKAEGFEVLKLESLSGR; from the coding sequence ATGAATAAGAAACGTCTTATCACATGTGCCGCACTGGCTCTTTCGATAACTCTCGTCGCAGGAAGCGGAGCACTCCGCCGTCCCGATAAGTGGCTGCAGGACACTCTCTTTCAGACTCCGTCCGTAGCCTCGGGAGATATCGTCATCATAGGTATCGATGAGGATTCTTTCAAGCAGTTCGGACCATATACGAGCTGGGACAGGAATATCATGGCGTCAGCTCTTGAAGCTCTGGCCGCTGATCCCGATCAAAGACCTGCGGTAGTAGCAATAGATACGCTCTATGCCGGAACCACCGATCCCGCAGCCGATGCTCATCTGGCTGCGGCTGCGGCTGAACTCGGAAATGTCGTCACGGCTACGGCAGGCGAATTCGGCACGACACATTCTTTCGGAGATGACTCTGTAGAGATCGATAATTATGCTGTCGTCAATTACTCTGAACCCTACGACGATCTTAAGGACGTCACATATCAGGGTCAGATCAACGCGATGTACGATACGGACGGTATAATGCGTCATGCGCTCCTTTATATCGAGCTTCCAAGCGGAGAGCGGGTCATGTCCATGCCTTATACAGCCGCTTCGATCTTCTCGGGCGAGACTGACAGTCTTATGCCTCCGACCAATGCACGCGGTCAGTTCTATATACCGTATACTTCGCTCCCGACAGGTTTCTACGATGACGTATCGATCGCGGATCTCATAAACGGTGAGGTCGATCCTTCCTACTATAGCGGCAAGATCGTTCTCATAGGTCCGTATGCCACGGCTCTGAACGACTCGTACTATACGCCGATCGACAGAGCAAAGCAGATGAACGGAGTAGAGATCCAGGCTAATATCATCCAGAGCATGCTCGAGCATAACTTCAGGACCGAAGCTCCCGACTGGCCGCAGCTCGCCATATTGTTCGCAGTGAGCTTTGTGATCGCGTATATCTTCCTGAAGCAGAAGGTGAAGATCACATCCGTGATCGCAGTAGGTACGATCGCCCTGAGCATCTTCCTCTCTACCGTTCTCTACAATGCAGGTTTCGTAACACATGTGCTCTGGCTCCCCTTCGGAGTCCTGGTCATCTATGTAGCGGATATCGCTTATAACTACGTAACAGCGGCTCTTGAGAGGCAGAAAGTAAAGAAGACTTTCGAGAGATATGTTGCACCTAATATCGTAAGCGAGATCTTAAAGGAAGGCACTGATAACCTCTCACTCGGCGGAAAGCTCTGCGATATTGCAGTCCTCTTCGTAGATGTCAGAGGCTTCACCACGATGTCCGAAAGGCTCGATCCGCAAAAGATCGTATTTATCCTAAATAAATACCTCACCATGACGAGTAATGTCATCGAGAATAATAACGGAACGCTCGATAAGTTCGTCGGAGACGCGACTATGGCATTCTGGGGCGCTCCTCTCGAGCAGGAAGACCCGGTCTACTATGCGGCCAAGGCTGCGCTCGAGATAGTAGAAAGCGCGGCCCGCGTATCGGATGAATTGAAGAACGAGATCGGTGAGGAATTAAGAGTCGGAGTTGGCGTTCATTTCGGTCCTGCCGTCGTTGGCAACATGGGCTCCGAGAAGCACATGGACTACACGGCTATCGGTGATACGGTAAATACTTCCGCAAGACTTGAAGCCAATGCACCGGGAGGAACGGTCTATATCAGCCGTGTCGTTGCAGAGAAACTCGGCGACAGAGCTACGTTTACTTCTCTTGGTGATTCTATTAAACTTAAAGGAAAGGCAGAGGGATTTGAAGTTCTGAAGCTCGAATCCCTTTCAGGGAGGTAA
- a CDS encoding FecR family protein — protein MDILYTWSGFSTKKKAIIIGVFAFIVLAVVLSICLTSGYKATTMRLLRMEGTVTLVTSSGSTKQPTGNMRFRSGDSLTTGEDGLATIALDDDKIITLQSNSRAEFSKSRKKIEMTLTQGALFFNVTKPLDADETFDIKTSTMVVGIRGTSGYVYVDRNGNPTIILTDGHVHVTGVNPSTGETKEADVYAGQRLSVFILTGSGETVVFSLDNINPEDLPLGALNVIANNAILLERVCADTGWDPDYIKALAKGEADEEPAEPEETIATPTPTTAPDATATPSPTPTPADEDDDEDDWDDDDWDPTPTPRTSGSDSGHSSSDDDDDSGSSSGGSSSATNTPTPRPTSGSATSTPTPRPTSGSATNTPTPRPNATATPTPRPASSTATPTPRPNTPTPTPRPTNTPTPVPATPSPEPASPSPEPEPTPEETEPSNETDPGETGTGETEEDLVSTN, from the coding sequence ATGGACATCTTATACACTTGGAGTGGCTTCTCTACGAAGAAGAAGGCCATTATCATCGGCGTATTCGCATTTATAGTATTGGCAGTCGTTCTTTCCATCTGCCTTACGAGCGGATACAAGGCAACTACCATGAGACTTTTGAGGATGGAAGGAACGGTCACTCTCGTAACATCCTCAGGCAGTACAAAGCAACCTACGGGCAATATGCGATTCAGAAGCGGTGATTCGCTCACGACGGGCGAAGACGGACTTGCCACCATAGCCCTCGACGACGACAAGATAATCACGCTTCAGTCTAACAGCCGCGCGGAATTCTCCAAATCGCGAAAGAAGATCGAGATGACACTCACACAGGGTGCCCTGTTCTTCAACGTCACAAAACCTCTCGATGCTGATGAGACGTTCGATATCAAGACTTCTACGATGGTAGTCGGTATCAGGGGAACATCCGGTTATGTCTATGTCGACAGGAACGGTAACCCTACGATCATCCTTACCGACGGACATGTCCATGTCACGGGAGTCAACCCTTCTACGGGAGAGACTAAGGAAGCCGACGTATATGCTGGTCAGAGACTCAGCGTATTTATCCTCACCGGAAGCGGCGAGACTGTAGTATTCTCACTCGATAATATCAATCCCGAGGATCTTCCTCTGGGAGCATTAAACGTAATAGCTAATAATGCCATCCTCCTTGAAAGAGTCTGCGCAGATACGGGATGGGATCCTGATTACATAAAGGCGCTTGCAAAGGGCGAGGCCGATGAGGAACCTGCGGAGCCTGAAGAGACTATCGCTACTCCTACACCTACAACGGCACCCGATGCCACTGCTACGCCTTCTCCTACTCCGACACCTGCAGACGAAGATGATGACGAAGACGACTGGGATGATGATGACTGGGATCCTACGCCTACGCCCAGGACTTCGGGCAGCGATTCGGGACACAGCTCGTCCGACGATGATGATGACTCGGGAAGCAGCTCCGGCGGATCTTCATCTGCAACTAATACGCCGACTCCGAGACCTACATCAGGTTCTGCTACGTCAACGCCTACACCCAGGCCTACATCCGGCTCAGCAACAAACACACCTACACCAAGACCGAACGCAACGGCAACTCCTACACCGAGGCCTGCGAGCTCGACGGCAACACCTACACCCAGACCTAATACCCCGACTCCAACGCCGAGGCCGACTAATACGCCTACGCCCGTTCCGGCGACACCTTCGCCGGAGCCTGCTTCACCTTCACCCGAACCGGAGCCTACTCCCGAAGAAACCGAGCCAAGCAACGAGACCGATCCCGGCGAAACCGGTACCGGTGAAACTGAAGAAGATCTGGTCTCCACTAACTGA